acagggttagatatagagtaaagctccctctgcactgtccacatcaaacactcccagggcaggtatagcacggagttagatagagagtaaagctccctcacctGGTAGGCGATGTTGTGGATGGTGATGTGATGGAGGGCGGCAGTGTCATTCCTGAATAGAGCGTGGAGGTATGCTCGAGTGTACCTGTCAAACACAGCGCAGCAGTTTCAACAGATTCATAGAACTGATGGGCCAGCAGCTCCTCTGACCCCAATCGCAACAGGGATATTTCTGTTTCCTGCAAAATTCTGCCGCGCCGACTCGGCCTACAGTAGTTACCCTTCAATACCCTCTTCCAGTTGCCATTCTTCAAGTTTGAGCCAATTGGACTATGGAGCATGTCACAGTTGAATTCTGACCTGTCCTCCCCGATATCCATTCACACACACTTCAGCAGGGTCCCTGCATAGTGACCAAGAGCAGCAGTCACAGGATGATTTTTCTCAATCTAACCCAGAGCCAAGGCTAATTATATCACCTTAAATGCTACCCCCAGCTGAAATCAGCACACTTAGCATAGATCAAAGATCAAGCCAGGCACCTGGCTTgatatctctaatctaaacctgtCTGTCTGTAGTGCTCAGTAGCACAGCAGAGTGAGTTTTCCCCACACAGCCCTTCAAACAGCAGCTGACTATAGGGCAATTAGCCACCTTTCTTACCTCTTACATGTAGGACAACTACAGTCCTCATCGATGGGCTTGAAATCCTTGGCATATTGTCTGTGTTTCAGTTGCAGAGCTCCCCATGGAACGAGCGCAGACCCAAACCGCTGAGAAACCAGAAGGGAGAGGTTAGACTGCAGGGTTGAAGCGAGCAACTAACAGCAGCTCAGAGACAACCCAAAGCCCATAAATGCTGTGTGTTTAGCAGTGTTCCTGATCCCGACTTCCTCACCGCCCTAAAATTCAGCAGCACAACTAAGTGAACAAGGTCCCCACAGCGGGATGCTCCTCACTCACCAAAGCTGCATTCCAAGAAATAAATCCCTATCCTCCGGCTTGAACCTTGAATCCTCTGAGCGAGCAGAGATTATTTTGCCCATTCTTAGTCTCGCTATGCCACACCCCATCTGCCCAAAGTCAGTTACCAGTCTCTGCCCAGAACTTGCAAATTTGCTCGATTCAGCCTTTCACATCACTATCGAGCTGCCTTAGCAGGTCCTGTGCATCTTTTGGTCAGACAATTCTCGCCCAATGACGCCTTAGACCAACATCTGCTCTACAGGGTTCTACAAAAGGTGCTCTTAGGACAGAAAACACTGAAAAAAATCACATCTGCACATCTCCCAGAAGGAAAGGATTTCACGTCCAAAACGTTGGGTTTGCCTGCGCTGCAAACAAAGAAATTCTTACCGCTGTCCGTGTGGGAAACACACAGTCAAACATGTCACAGCCCAGAGCCACACACACCACAAGATCTGTAGCATACCTGGGGGAAAAGAGAAAACAGAGAGGATCAGAGACCTTAAATATATTACACAGTTCTCATCACTTTAAGCAGCACACTGTCATCTGCTATAGTGGACATATGGTGACAAGGTGGGTAGATGGCCCCATGAGATCCATGCAGATAAGAAAATTCCCCAAACCCCGCCCTCCCCACAAGAACTCCCAACCCTACCCTCCGAGAGGGAGAGTCATGCGCACCCAGACTGAGAGTCTGGACTGCGGGGTAGGCCAGAGGGCAGGATGGAACGGCAAGACGGGAGCCGAGAGGACGagcgagggagcgagagagagggagagggcgagcgcCCGAGCGGGAGAGCATGAGCGCCCGAGcgagcaggagggagagagcgagagtccCGCGCACCCAGGaagtctcctaccccactcccatcaggTAGCGTGGCTTCTCTTGTGGGAGGTACTCTGTGCTGAGTGTCACCATTCTCCAGAAATGTTCCTTCTCTTCTCCTCCACTCAGCCCCCCAATGGCAAAACCAGAGACATCACGCTTGATCATCTCTGAAATTGTAAAGCACATAGGAATACTAAGAAATAGAGTAGCTGGTAATGGGCATGGAGACAGAGCAGAGGCAAGAGTCAGCATGAGTGTCCAGAGATGGGCATTCACAATATCAGAATCTGAGCGTCAGTGAGAACGGCACGGAGGTCCATCTACTTGTGCATCAACAGGAAGGCAGAACAGGCAAGGACGGGGTGAGGAAGATTGATGGAATAACTAATGGATCATCCATCAGAAGATCTAGTCAAATGATCCATTCTCCTGCTTCTCAAGTTGCTGAAATGTGTTCAGCGATCCTTCATACCTCATGCAAGTGACCACTGTTTGTACTTTCCTTGCAGAGAGTGAGACGGTGGGGGTAAGCTGGCCGAGATattgggctgggggggtggggggcaagagatggggctgggggtggggggcaagagatggggctggggggggggaggggggggggggggaaaagagaccgaGGCGGGGGCAGGGGGGAATGGAGGAGACCAAAGCAGGGGGAAGACAGAGGGAACGAAGCATGTGGATAGTCTGTGATGGCAGCTTAACTCACAACATGGATCAGTTGAGCAGCCAGAAACAGCACCGAGAGACGTCAATCAGCAAGCAATGGGAAAAGATGTTTTAGGAACAAATCTCCTGTTAACTATTAAAGAACAGTTTGAAGTCTCACCTGTCAGACATTTCTTACGTAGTTCAGCATTCAGACCGCCCTGAATAATTGCAAACAGATTCTGCTGCCCGGGGTTCTTGTTTGCTGCAATGCAACGATCCAACCAGCGGACAGAcctgagggggagagggggggggtggggggggggagggaagagagagagagagagtgggtgggtgggtgggttttagagagggggggagacagtatGATACCATGAGCATGAAAGTGAGTGTTTGGGCGTGATCAGCAGAGATCACGGTAACCCTGAGAGAGATCCGATGCTACTGAcctgtgcatggcttcctccactcTGGGTCCACACATTGTGCTGCTGACAACATCATCCAACTGCATCATGATGTCTGAACCtagctcaaagagagaaaagtaacGAACCAGGAGGAGCAGAAGCCCCCTCTCCTTCATTCCTCCAACCCCATTCTCCCACCCCCATCCTCCGACCTCGCCCCCCTTCGCCTGGCTGCCAACTCAACCACTCCCCATTGCTACACCCAAACAATAGCCTCTTCAATTTATTTTGTTGCACTTGGCCTATTCATTTCAGTGTGTGGTACCTTTAAATTCTTATGCGCCACGCCCTGGCAGGGTATCTGAAAGGTAATGACCTGAGTGGCCTGCGCGGTAACGTCCTGGTTGCTGCAGGCCGCACATCAGTGCAGCTTAGAAGGAACTGTATCCGTCCCCGTCACACCATACCTCCAACCTTCTCCCCAGCTACAGCCGACCCGcacccacaccacctcccccccccccaaacacccgAGCCCCCCCAACCTTCTCAACACCCCCAACACCCGAGCCCCCCCAACCTTCTCAACATCCCCCAACACCCGAGCCCCCCCAACCTTCTCAACATCCCCCCCCAACACCCGAGCCCACCCAACCTCAACACCCCCCCCAACACCCGAGCCCCCCCAACCTTCTCAACACCCCCCCCAACACCCGAGCCCACCCAACCTTCTCAACACCCGAGCCCACCCAACCTTCTCAACACCCGAGCCCCCCCAACCTTCTCAACACCCGAGCCCCCCCAACCTTCTCAACATCCTCCCCCAACACCCGAGCCCACCCAACCTTCTCACCCCCCCAACACACGAGCCCCCccaaccttctcccccccccacacaccttctccccccccacacaccttctccccccccacacaccttctccccccccacacaccttcTCCCCCCAACCCCCGAGCCCCCCCCCAACCTTACCCCCAGTCGCCCGAGCCCACCCAACCTTCTCCACCCCTTCAACACCGGAGCCCCCCCAACCTTCTCCCCCCCCAACACACGAGCCCCCCCAaccttctccccccccacacaccttctccccccccacacaccttcTCCCCCCAACCCCCGAGCCCCCCCCCCAACCTTACCCCCAGTCGCCCGAGCCCACCCAACCTTCTCCACCCCTTCAACACCGGAGCCCCCCCAACCTTCTCCCCCCCCAACACACGAGCCCCCCCAACCTTCTCCCCCCCAACACACGAGCCCCCCCAACCTTCTCCCCTCACACACCTTCTCCCCCCACAACACCCGAGCCCCCCCCAACCTTACCCCTTCAACACCCGAGCCCCCCCAACCTTCTCCCCCCCCAACACCCGAGACCCTCCAACCTTCTCCCCCCCAAACACCCGAccccccccaaccttctccccccccccaaacacccgacccccccccaaccttctcccccccccaaacaCCCAAGCCCCCCCAACCTTACCCCCAGACACCCGAGCCTCCCCAACCTTCCCCCACCCTGACACCCGACAACCCCCCACCAAACCTACCACCTATGCTCGACTGCATTAACCAGTCTATTTGAGGCTGATTGACTTTCCCCGGATAGTTACCGAGAACATTCTGTATTTCAATAGATTTTTCAGGTGACAGAAGAATTTCCTTCCCATCATAAGGAGAGCGGAAACGCACCCCTTCTTCTGTCACTTCTGCCAATTCCACCAACGACACCATTTGAAACCCACCACTGTCCTGCAGGGAGAAAGGAGACAAAGTAGCAGAGAGGCACCCAGATACCCACTCACACTGTGCATTTAtacgtcagagttatacagcacagaaacaggcccatcgtgtctgtgccagcatcTAATCCCAAAGTTTTCCTGGTTTTATTTCAAATTGTGTTCTTTTTCTTATGTAAAGGCAAGGGATTGTCCAGGAAACGGAGACTATTACAATAAGTTTGATATAGCATCTTGCATTTATGTAAAGTCTTCATCTTAAAAAGTCCCGAGCTGCTTCAAAGGAGCgttacaaaatatgacaccaagccaaataaggATATATTACggtagataaccaaaagcttggtcagaggtcagtttttaaaaatatcttGGAAGAGGTAGAgacgcagaggggtttagggagggaattccagggtttggggcattggcagctgaaggcatggctgccaatgggggagtgattaaaatcagggacgctcaagagatcagaattagaaCACAGAaagctcggagggttgtaggattggagattacagaaatagggagggatgacGCCACGGCAGGATTTGGGGACTAAACATGAGAAgctgtttcaccttgtccagaacagttGAACCAGAGGACATGGTCTGTGCTGAAATGGGGGAGAAATTCAAAACGAATGAGTGGGTGATCAATCTAGGGTACAGGCTCCCTTGGGAATGCTGGAAGCTGTTAGTACTGATTCATTCCAATGCAAATTAAAAAGACTTCTACCACAAATTATCAATCATTTGAGGCGTGACAAACGTTGAATGGAGTGTGCTTGGGAGGAGCAGCTGCGTTtgcacctatggttcccaaagctctcccccactggggggttttcctcacctcctgTCTGGGTCTGTTGCAGACTCTGTCAGTGATTGATTTTTGTGATTAGTAAATAACTTCATCATTATAACATGTGTCCACCAGGATGGTAGAAAGGGAACTGGATGGACCTTGGTCAGTGTCGAGCAATTCCTACGCTCTGCTAAGTGTTAAAAAGTATTGCATCCAAAAATCTGTTCTCTAAAGCACACATTATTCCTACTGTTAAATATTTCCATGAAAGACTTACTGTGAGCAGTGCTCTCTTCCAGTTCATGAAACAATGCAGCCCACTGGCCTTTCTGATAAGTTCCGGCCCCTGCAGTGAAAAACATGTTACCACACTCCGCACACCGCGATACACAGTCAACAGCCGCTCTCAAACACAACagcaaccacccaccccccccgccccctccctccatcctcacccccccaccccccccctccctccatcctcccccccctccatcctcccccccctccatcctcacccccccaccacccccctccctccatcctccccctccctccatcctcacccccccacccccccctcaccccctccctccatcctcacccccccacccccccctcaccccctccctccatcctcccccccctccatcctcccccccctccatcctcacccccccaccacccccctccctccatcctcacccccccacccccccctcaccccctccctccatcctcacccccccacccccccctcaccccctccctccatcctcacccccccctccatcctccccccccctcaccccctccctccatcctcccccccctcaccccctccctccatcctcccccccctcaccccctccctccatcctcccccccctcaccccctcccctccatcctcccccccctcaccccctccctccatcctcccccccctcacccccttcctccatcctcccccccctcaccccctccctccatcctccccccccctccatcctcaccccctccctccatcctcacccccccctctatcctcaccccccccaccccctccttccatcctcacccccacccctccctccatcctcaccccccacccctccctccatcctcaccccctcccccctccctcaccccccctccccccctcccctccctccatcctccccccccctctccctccatcctcaccccccctcaccccctccctccatcctcaccccctccctccatcctcaccccctcccccctccctccatcctcaccccctcccccccccctcccccctccctcacccccccctctccctccatcctcacccccccctcaccccctccctccatcctcaccccccccactccctcatccCCCGTCCTCACCGGCCTCATCCCCAGGTGGTAGGTGTTCCCCAAGCAGATCTGGCAGCCGAGTGCCTCCAGCTGCGACACCGTGATCCCCTTCAGGGTCCCCTGTGTCCCGACCGGCATAAATACCGGGGTGTCGACGACTTGATGGGGAAGCTGGAGACGGCAGAGCCGGGCCCGGGTGACGGGGCAGTCGGTGCGGCTCAAGGTCCGAAGCGGGAGCGGGGCCGCCATGGCCGGAAACGGAAACTGCTGCAACCCCTGGCAACTGGTCGGAAGCGGAAACTGCTGCAACCCTTCACAACTGGCCGGAAGCGGAAACTGCTGCAACCCTTCACAACTGGCCGGAAGCGGAAACTGCTGCAACCCTTCACAACTGGCCGGAAGCGGAAACTGCTGCAACCCTTCACAACTGGCCGGAAGCGGAAACTGCTGCAACCCCTGGCAATGTTCCGGCAGGTTTCCTTTTTATTAAACAATTTAAATTATGCAATATTCTATTAATTATCATTTCACCAGCAAAGTGCATTGTTAACACTTCCTTAATAGTAGATTCCAGCAATTTCACAACAGATATCTGGGGTGAATTGCCCAGAGTCAGGCAGCTTCCTGGGTGCAGGTTAACTGACCGGGAATTCCCTCCTTCCATCAAATCAAAGGATTGACCCGGAGAGAATAGTGTCCGTGGGAACTTTAACCTtcacctgaccctccgacagtgcagcactctctcagtactgaccatccgacagtgcagcactccctcagtactgaccctccgacagtgcagcactccctcagtactgaccctctgacagtgcagcactccctcagtactgaccctccgacagtgcagcactccctcagtactgaccctccgacagtgcagcactccctcagtactgaccctccgacagtgcagcactccctcagtactgaccctccgacagtgcagcactccctcagtactgaccctccgacagcacagcgctctctcagtacagaccctccaacagtgcagcactctctcagtactgaccctctgacagtgcagcactccctcagtactgaccctccgacagtgcagcactccctcagtactgaccctccgacagtgcagcactccctcagtactgaccctccgacagtgcagcactccctcagtactgaccctccgacagtgcagcactccctcagtactgaccctccgacagtgcagcactccctcagtactgaccctccgacagtgcagcactctctcagtactgaccctccgacagtgcagcactccctcagtactgaccctccgacagcacagcgctctctcagtacagaccctccaacagtgcagcactctctcagtactgaccctctgacagtgcagcactccctcagtactgaccctccgacagtgcagcactctctcagtactgaccctctgacagtgcagcactccctcagtactgaccctccgacagtgcagcactctctcagtactgaccctccgacagtgcagcactccctcagtactgaccctccgacagtgcagcactccctcagtactgaccctccgactgtgcagcactccctcagtactgaccctccgacagtgcagcacaccctcagtactgaccctccgacagtgcagcactccctcagtactgaccctccgatagtgcagcacaccctcagtactgaccctccgactgtgcagcactccctcagtactgaccctccgacagtgcagcactccctcagtactgaccctccgacagcacagcgctctctcagtactgaccctccgacagtgcagcactccctcagtactgaccctccgacagtgcagcactctctcagtactgaccctccgacagtgcagcactccctcagtactgaccctccgacagtgcagcactctctcagtactgaccctctgacagtgcagcactccctcagtactgaccctccgacagtgcagcactctctcagtactgaccatccgacagtgcagcactccctcagtactgaccctccgacagtgcagcactccctcagtactgaccctccgacagtgcagcactccctcagtactgaccctccgacagtgcagcactccctcagtactgaccctccgacagtgcagcactccctcagtactgaccctccgacagcacagcgctctctcagtacagaccctccgacagtgcagcactctctcagtactgaccctctgacagtgcagcactccctcagtactgaccctccgacagtgcagcactctctcagtactgaccctctgacagtgcagcactccctcagtactgaccctccgacagtgcagcactctctcagtactgaccctccgacagtgcagcactccctcagtactgaccctccgacagtgcagcactccctcagtactgaccctccgactgtgcagcactccctcagtactgaccctccgacagtgcagcacaccctcagtactgaccctccgacagtgcagcactccctcagtactgaccctccgatagtgcagcacaccctcagtactgaccctccgactgtgcagcactccctcagtactgaccctccgacagtgcagcactccctcagtactgaccctccgacagcacagcgctctctcagtactgaccctccgacagtgcagcactccctcagtactgaccctccgacagtgcagcactctctcagtactgaccctccgacagtgcagcactccctcagtactgaccctccgacagtgcagcactccctcagtactgaccctccgacagcacagcgctctctcagtacagaccctccgacagtgcagcactctctcagtactgaccctctgacagtgcagcactccctcagtactgaccctccgacagtgcagcactctctcagtactgaccctctgacagtgcagcactccctcagtactgaccctccgacagtgcagcactctctcagtactgaccctccgacagtgcagcactccctcagtactgaccctccgacagtgcagcactccctcagtactgaccctccgacagcacagcgctctctcagtacagaccctccgacagtgcagcactctctcagtactgaccctctgacagtgcagcactccctcagtactgaccctccgacagtgcagcactctctcagtactgaccctctgacagtgcagcactccctcagtactgaccctccgacagtgcagcactctctcagtactgaccctccgacagtgcagcactccctcagtactgaccctctgacagtgcagcactccctcagtactgaccctccgacagtgcagcactctctcagtactgaccctccgacagtgcagcactccctcagtactgaccctcggacagtgcagcactccctcagtactgaccatctgacagtgcagcactccctcagtactgcagtgtctGCCAGGAGAATGTGCTGAAGctgctggagtggaacttgaagccATGACTTTTTGACTCTGAGGAGAGAGTGATATGAACggagtcacagctgacaccagcAGGGGAGGCAGTGCCCTCAGCAGGTTCCTTCAGGTCTATCTGATCCTGCACTGTCTGTTTCACCCAGGAACCTGCCTGACTCTGGGCAGTTCATCCCAGTTGTCTGTCTGACCTGTGATAGACTGTCTGACAGCTGTTCACATTCTGCAGTTTCGACTCTTTTAATTGTCAATTAGAATGTTACTGTCAGAAATCAATTAACATAAGCCCCCAGCCCACATCAAAGGGGTGCAATCAATAAATCCAAATTATTAATAAGACAAAAGGAAACTTATCAAATTAAATCTCCTGAATGCGCAAGACCTGAAGCATACCGTCAGAGACGGCACAGTCCCTCAAACAGGGCCACTGAATTTCCAATGTAATTAAAGTACTTTAATTTGCAGATTCTTTAAATAATTATTTGTTTCCAAAATTGAAGAGTTTGTGCTGCTCTTGACTCTGTTCAGAGTGATCCTTCACCAGGTCTGGCACAGAGATTGTGTTTAAATCAGCCTGGGTCAGAACAGGCTGCAATGTGGAAATGCTGCAACTGAAAGGAAAAGCAATCGCAGCCTCCCCATCTGGAGACTGGGAACTATCCTGGGAGTAAGATCCAGAAACAGGCCCAGGAATCATGCAGTCTCATGGCCCAGATTTAAAATATAAATTCattgttccattaatttccttccaTCTCAAACTGACTATTCAGGGCAGTTCAGGAAAACCTCTGGAGCCAAACTCACTTCAGTGAGGAAAGAGAATTATCTGAATGGACAGCACACTGAACCCGCGCCCCCATCACCCTGACCTCCACActgaccctccccatcaccctgacCCCCCCATCACCCTGATCTCCAGCCTGACGCCCCAACACCCTGACCCCCAACACCCTGACCCCCCCAACACCCTGATCTCCAGCCAGAACCCCCAACACCCTGACCCCCCCAACACCCTGACCCCCCCAACACCCTGACCCCCCCATCACCCTGATCTCCAGCCTGACCCCCCAACACCCTGACCCCCCCAACACCCAGACACCCCATcaccctgaccc
This genomic window from Heterodontus francisci isolate sHetFra1 chromosome 43, sHetFra1.hap1, whole genome shotgun sequence contains:
- the qtrt1 gene encoding queuine tRNA-ribosyltransferase catalytic subunit 1 isoform X1 encodes the protein MAAPLPLRTLSRTDCPVTRARLCRLQLPHQVVDTPVFMPVGTQGTLKGITVSQLEALGCQICLGNTYHLGMRPGPELIRKASGLHCFMNWKRALLTDSGGFQMVSLVELAEVTEEGVRFRSPYDGKEILLSPEKSIEIQNVLGSDIMMQLDDVVSSTMCGPRVEEAMHRSVRWLDRCIAANKNPGQQNLFAIIQGGLNAELRKKCLTEMIKRDVSGFAIGGLSGGEEKEHFWRMVTLSTEYLPQEKPRYLMGVGYATDLVVCVALGCDMFDCVFPTRTARFGSALVPWGALQLKHRQYAKDFKPIDEDCSCPTCKRYTRAYLHALFRNDTAALHHITIHNIAYQLNLMRSIRESIQQGRFPAFIQQFMKQMYGSMEQYPRWAVEALGTVNVKLE
- the qtrt1 gene encoding queuine tRNA-ribosyltransferase catalytic subunit 1 isoform X2 codes for the protein MAAPLPLRTLSRTDCPVTRARLCRLQLPHQVVDTPVFMPVGTQGTLKGITVSQLEALGCQICLGNTYHLGMRPGPELIRKASGLHCFMNWKRALLTDSGGFQMVSLVELAEVTEEGVRFRSPYDGKEILLSPEKSIEIQNVLGSDIMMQLDDVVSSTMCGPRVEEAMHRSVRWLDRCIAANKNPGQQNLFAIIQGGLNAELRKKCLTEMIKRDVSGFAIGGLSGGEEKEHFWRMVTLSTEYLPQEKPRYLMGVGYATDLVVCVALGCDMFDCVFPTRTARFGSALVPWGALQLKHRQYAKDFKPIDEDCSCPTCKRDPAEVCVNGYRGGQVRIQL
- the qtrt1 gene encoding queuine tRNA-ribosyltransferase catalytic subunit 1 isoform X3 codes for the protein MAAPLPLRTLSRTDCPVTRARLCRLQLPHQVVDTPVFMPVGTQGTLKGITVSQLEALGCQICLGNTYHLGMRPGPELIRKASGLHCFMNWKRALLTDSGGFQMVSLVELAEVTEEGVRFRSPYDGKEILLSPEKSIEIQNVLGSDIMMQLDDVVSSTMCGPRVEEAMHRSVRWLDRCIAANKNPGQQNLFAIIQGGLNAELRKKCLTEMIKRDVSGFAIGGLSGGEEKEHFWRMVTLSTEYLPQEKPRYLMGVGYATDLVVCVALGCDMFDCVFPTRTARFGSALVPWGALQLKHRQYAKDFKPIDEDCSCPTCKS